A genomic window from Glycine soja cultivar W05 chromosome 10, ASM419377v2, whole genome shotgun sequence includes:
- the LOC114370571 gene encoding E3 ubiquitin-protein ligase PUB22-like, translating into MDMNEIDVPSFFLCPISLEIMKDPVTVSTGITYDRESIETWLFSKKNTTCPITKQPLIDYTNLTPNHTLRRLIQSWCTMNASHGIERIPTPKPPVNKNQISKLLKDASHSPLTCLRRLKSIASGSETNKRCMEASGAVEFLASIVINNNSNIDSSNEADSNDGSGFELKTSASDEALSLLHNLHLSEQGLKTLLSFRNGEFIESLTRVMQKGFFESRAYAVFLLKSTSEVAEPVQLLHLRQELFVELVQVLKDQISQKTSKATLQTLIQFSPWGRNRIKAVEAGTVPVLVELLLDCKERKPCEMMLVLLELLCQCAEGRAELLSHAAGLAIVSKKILRVSTLANDRAVKIILSLSRFSATPHVVQEMLKLGVVAKLCLVLQVDSGNKAKEKAREILKLHARAWRNSPCIPNNLLNSYTNYV; encoded by the coding sequence ATGGACATGAACGAAATCGATGTTCCTTCGTTCTTTCTCTGCCCCATTTCGCTAGAAATCATGAAGGATCCAGTGACGGTCTCAACGGGCATCACCTACGACCGTGAAAGCATCGAAACGTGGCTGTTCTCGAAGAAAAACACGACATGCCCCATTACCAAACAGCCCTTGATTGATTACACCAATCTCACACCAAATCACACCCTTCGGAGACTCATCCAATCGTGGTGTACCATGAACGCTTCTCACGGCATCGAAAGGATCCCAACCCCTAAACCCCCCGTTAACAAGAACCAAATTTCGAAGCTTCTCAAAGACGCTTCTCATTCCCCTCTCACATGCCTCAGAAGACTCAAATCCATCGCTTCAGGAAGCGAAACAAATAAGCGGTGCATGGAAGCTTCTGGCGCTGTTGAGTTTCTAGCATCAATTGTaatcaacaacaacagcaacattGATTCTTCAAATGAGGCTGACTCAAACGACGGATCTGGATTCGAGTTGAAAACAAGTGCAAGCGATGAAGCGTTGAGTTTGCTTCATAATCTTCATTTATCTGAACAAGGGTTGAAGACTCTCTTAAGCTTCAGAAACGGCGAGTTTATTGAGTCTTTAACAAGAGTCATGCAAAAGGGGTTCTTTGAATCACGCGCTTATGCTGTGTTCTTGTTGAAATCTACTTCCGAAGTGGCTGAACCAGTGCAACTATTGCATCTAAGACAAGAACTTTTTGTCGAACTGGTACAAGTCCTGAAGGATCAAATTTCACAGAAGACATCAAAAGCGACCCTTCAAACCCTGATCCAATTCTCTCCTTGGGGGAGGAACAGGATCAAAGCTGTGGAAGCAGGTACTGTTCCTGTTTTGGTTGAGCTTCTTCTCGATTGCAAGGAGAGAAAGCCTTGTGAGATGATGCTGGTGTTGTTGGAACTGCTATGCCAGTGTGCTGAGGGAAGAGCAGAACTTTTGAGCCATGCAGCAGGTCTTGCCATTGTGTCCAAAAAGATTCTAAGGGTTTCAACTTTGGCGAATGATAGAGCTGTTAAGATTATTCTGTCTCTTTCGAGGTTCTCTGCGACTCCACATGTTGTTCAAGAAATGCTGAAACTCGGTGTGGTCGCGAAATTGTGCTTGGTGCTTCAGGTGGATAGTGGAAACAAGGCTAAGGAAAAAGCTAGAGAGATACTCAAATTGCATGCTCGGGCGTGGAGGAATTCTCCATGCATACCGAACAATTTGCTTAATTCATACACGAATTATGTGTGA